GGACAAGGTGCAAACCCGCGAAACCACTCTGCGCGACGCCCCGCTTTACATTGGGCAGCGCAACTACCATTGGCAAAGCCAGAACGTAGCGGTAGGCCGCTACGAAGAAGGCACTGCCACGGTGGAAATAGTGGATGCAGCGCGCAAGGAACTCATCTGGCAGGGCTCGGTGCAAAGCGTCCTTTCCCCCAAAGCCGACAAGCTCGCCAAGCGAATTGATGAGGCCGTGACTGCCCTGTTTGACCGATATCCGGTTGCACCTACCCAGTAACTTCAGCGGCTCATCCTCAACGCAGAATAGAAAGAAAAGCCCCGTCAGCATCAGCTGACGGGGCTTTTCTTTCTATTCTGCTGCTGTTTTATTGCTTCGGAGCAATGCCGGGCACATTGAGGTTGCCGTTTTTGTAGCGCTTGTAGAGGTAGGCCGCTCCGGCGGCCAGCAGGGCGCCGCCCACCAGCTTGCGTGAGGGCGATGCGCCGACGCGGCTGCCATCGTCGTTGGTGCGGCCGCTAAAACCGCCAAAAAGACCGGAAATCATGCCGCCGAGAGTATTGCTGGGTTGGTTGCTCATGAGTGAAATCAGATTTGAGGTGAATGTCTGATTTCTACGCAAGCAGCCCGCCTCGCGTTACCCCAGCACGCCGGCCGGCACCGCGTGCAGAATCAGCCACACCAGCTCGCGCAGGATTTCGGCGTCGTCCATCGAGCCGCTTTCGATGCCCTTGCTCTGGGCATCGGCCCGCCGGATGTCGTGAATGATGCCCACCACCCGCTCTGCCGGGTAGGCGCGCAGGGCCTGCTGGTATTCCTTCTGGGCAAAGCTGTTCATGATGCCCAGGCTTTTGTATACGCCATCGGGCGGGTTGGCGCCCGACTGATGCAGCACCAGCAGCTTGGTAAAGAAATTGAACAGCAGCGTAAGGTTCGGAATCAGCGGGTTGGCTTTGGGGTTGGCGGCGAAATAGCCCAGAATGCGGTTTGCCTTGAGCACGTCGCGCTGCACCAGGGCTTTTTGCAACTCAAAAATGTTGTAGTCCTTGCTGATGCCCACCAGCCGCTGCACCAGCTCCTCGTCGATGGGTTGATTGGGCTTGAGGTTGAGTGCCAGCTTGTCGACTTCATTGGCCAAGCGTCCCAAATCAGCCCCAATGTACTCGGCCAGCATGGCCGTGGCCTGCCCCGTAATTTGCAGATTACGCGCCCTCACGTTGGCCGTGAGCCATTGTGGTACTTGGCTGTCGTAGAGCTTTTTGCTGGTCATCAGCACGGCCGGCGACTCTTTGCCCGCGAGCAGCTTGCCCAGCTTTTTGCGGCTGTCCAGGGTCTTATGCTTGTAGCAAAACACCAGCACGGTGCTGGGCAGCGGGTTTTTCAGATATGCCTCCAGAAAAGGCCAGCTCCGCTCCTGCTCCAGGTCGGCCACTGTCTGGGCTTCCTTCACGATGACGACGCTGCGCTCGGCCATCATGGGAAAGCGCTTGGCCTGGCCCAGAATGCCGGTTACGTCCACGTCCTTGCCGTACACCACCACCTGGTTGAAGCTGCGCTCGTGCTCGGCCAGCGCCGTTTTCTCAATCAAATCGGCCACCACATCGATGTAATACGGCTCCTCGCCCTGCAAAAAATACACGGGCTGAAACTGCCGTTGCTGCAGTTGCTTCAGTATCGCGTCGGCTTCGAGTATCAAGTGGTAAATGCGTAAGTGGGTAAATGAGATGAAGTGAATGCTCTGCAAGCACTGACTTCATCTCTGGCAAAGGTAAAGCCACCTAGTACCTTTGCGAACGAGTGCGCAACGACGCAAAATCAGGCAGGAGCTTCCATCAGCGAAGCCCCACCTTACTCATTTACTCAATTTACTCACTTACCAATTGGATTTCATCCCTGAACTGACCTGGCGCGGCATGTTTCACGATGCCATGCCCGGTACCGCCGAGCACCTGGCCACGAATGCCCCCATCACCGGCTACATCGGTTTCGACCCCACCGCCGCTTCGCTGCACATCGGCAACCTGGCCACCATCATGCTGCTGGTGCACCTGCAGCGCGCCGGCCACCGCCCCGTGGCCCTGGTGGGCGGCGCCACCGGCATGATTGGCGACCCCAGCGGCAAGTCGGCCGAGCGCAACCTGCTCGACGAAACCACCCTGCGCCGCAACCAGGCCGGCATTCAGGCCCAGCTCGAGAAGTTTCTGGACTTCTCCGAAGGCCCCACCGGCGCGCTGGTGGTGAACAACTACGATTGGTTTAAGGACTTCGGCTTTTTGCAATTTCTGCGCGAGGTGGGCAAACACCTCACCGTGAATTATATGATGGCCAAGGACTCGGTGAAGCGCCGCATTGGCGGCGGCGAGGACGGCGACAGCATCGGCATCAGCTATACCGAATTCAGCTACCAGCTGCTGCAGGGCTACGACTTCGTGCACCTCAACAAAGCGCTGGGCGTCACGCTGCAAATGGGCGCCAGCGACCAGTGGGGCAACATCACCACCGGCACCGAGCTCATTCGACGCATCGCCAACGCCGAAGGCACCGAGGCCAAAGCCTACGCCCTCACCGGCCAGCTCATCACCAAAGCCGACGGCACCAAGTACGGCAAGTCGGAAACCGGCACCGTGTGGCTCGACCCGGCTCTCACCACGCCTTACCAGTTCTACCAGTTTTTTCTACGCGCCGAAGACGCCGACGCCCCGCGCCTCATCCGCGTGTTCACGCTGCTGAGCCAGCAAGAGATTGAAGCCCTCGAAGCCGAGCACGCCCAAAACCCCGGCCTGAAAACCTTGCAGAAAGCCCTGGCCAAAGACGTCACCATCCGCGTGCACTCCGAAGCCGCTTATGAGGCCGCCGTGGCGGCGTCCGAAGTGCTGTTTGGCAAAGGTGGCGACCTCAGCTCCCTCGCCGAAGCCACGCTGCTCGATGCCTTTGCCGGCCTGCCGCACTTGCGCGTGCCCCGCGCTGCTGCGCCCGACCTCAACGTGGCCGTGCTCCTGAGCGACGCCACCGACAAGCAGATTCTGTCCTCCCGCGGCGAAGCCCGCAAGCTTATCCAATCCAACGGCTTGAGCATCAACGGCACCAAGCTCACATCCCCCGACGCCCTGGTAGCCGAACTGCCCCGGCTGCACGATAAGTACTTTGTGGTGAAGAAGGGCAAAAAGGACTACTTCCTTGTCGAACTGGTGTAGAATAACGGTCAGCCGGCGCTCCGCCGGTGCTTGGCTCGGCACCCATACGCCACAAAAAAAGGCCCCGCCAATCGGCGGGGCCTTTTTCGTTATCTACGTATTCGCCGAATCCGACGAATTCGTGATTACTTCTTCTTGGCAGGAGCTGCTTTCTTAGCAGCAGCGGGGGCAGCCTTTTTGGCGGCGGGAGCAGCCTTCTTGGCACCACCGGCAGCGGGCGCTTTGGTAGCGCCGGCAGCAGCGTTCTTGGTGTTCTGCACCTCGGTGCGGAACGCCTGAGCCATCGTCTTCAGCTCCTGCATGCCTTTGCGCACGCGGGTGCCAGCGGCAGCGTTCTGCTTGTCGTAGAATTTCGAGAAATCGTCTTCCAGCGACATTACGAGGTCCTTCAATTTACCAAAGTTGTTCATTGGGGTTTGGGGTTTGGGGGTGAAAAATGAGCGTTATAAGCGGTTAAGCCGGCCCTAATATACAGGGATTTCAAATGCAAGCAAGTTTTTCACTTTTTTTTCAAAACCCCCTTCCCGGCTTTCAGAGGCCGATTTTTTGAAAAAAAACCTTGATTCCAGCAAGTAGCGCTAAACCCCTTAGCTTAGAATAGTACTAAAACAAAAGCGCCGGCCTCCCTCGCGGGAAGCCGGCGCCAAGTGCCTTGGCGGGCTATTTTAGGCGGTTTGCGTGGCGGCGGGGGCTTTGCTGTACAGGCCCTTATCGAGCTTGGTGGCCACGGCCTCAAACGCCGCAATCGTTTCCTGCACGTCTTGCAAAGTGTGCACCGCCGTGGGAATGAGGCGGAGCATAATTACGCCCTTGGGCACCACCGGATACACCACAATAGAGCAGAAAATGCCGTGATTCTCACGCAAATCGAAGGTTAGGGCCGTGGCGTCGGGGATTTCGCCGTTGAGGAACACGGGCGTTACCGGCGACTCGGTGGTGCCGATGTTGAAGCCTTTTTCCTTCAGGCCGCTTTGCAGGGCGCGCACCACGGTCCAGAGGTTTTCGCGGTATTCGGGGTGGTTGCGAATCAGCTCCAGGCGCTTCAGGGCGCCAATTACGAGAGGCATGGGCAGCGATTTGGCGAAAATCTGGCTGCGCATATTGTAACGCAAATATTCAATAACGCTTTCCGGCCCGGCCACGAACGCGCCGATGCTGGCCATGCTCTTGGCGAAGGTGTAAAAAATTAAGTCTACGCCCTCTATGCAGCCCAAATGTTCGGCCGTGCCGGCGCCCGTGGGACCTAGCGTGCCAAAACCATGAGCATCGTCGACGAAGATGCGGAAGTCGTATTTTTTCTTCAGCTCGACGATTTCGCGCAGCTTGCCCAGGTTGCCCGACATGCCGAACATGCCCTCGGTAATGACGAGAATGCCGCCGCCGGTTTCGTCGGTCAGACGCTTGGCGCGCTCCAGTTGCTTTTCGAGGTTGGCGATGTCGTTGTGCGGGAACACGAAGCGCTTGCCCTGGTGCAGGCGCACGCCGTCGATGATGCAGGCGTGCGACTCGGCGTCGTACACAATGGCATCGTGGCGGCTCACCAGCGCGTCGATGATGCTCACCACGCCCTGGTAGCCGAAGTTGAGCAGCAGCGCGCTGGGCTTCTGCACGAAGTCGGCCAGTTCATTCTCTAGTTGCTCGTGCAGGGTCGAGTTGCCGCTCATGATGCGGGCACCCATGGGGTAGGCCATGCCGTAGTCGGTGGCACCTTCGCGGTCGGCCTGGCGCACTTCGGGGTGGTTGGCGAGGCCCAGGTAGTTGTTGAGGCTCCAGGTCAGCACTTCTTTGCCCCGGAACATCATGCGCGGCTTGATTTCGCCTTCGAGCTTGGGGAACGTGAAATAGCCGTGGGCGTAGTGCGAGTGCGAGCCAAGCGGGCCGCGGTTCGCCGAAATCCGGTCGAAAATATCCACTGAAAAAACGGGAATGAGGTGAAGTAAAGGGCGGTAAGCAGGCGAAAGGGCTATTTTGCAAAAACCCAATACCTGCCTAATCACAAAGGTAACCCCGGGCCGCCGTTGTACATAATTTGGGCTTAATAACGGTTTGGCAGGGCCGATGTTTGAGGAGGGCCCGCGCTTAGCCCGTTTCTTTGTGGCCTAAATCCGTCCCGCCCGCTTTTACTTATGAAGAAAATCTCCAAGCTGCTTGTCGCCAACCGCGGCGAAATTGCCCTCCGTGTGCTCCGTTCCGCCAAGGAAATGGGCATTGCCACCGTGGCCATCTATTCCGAAGCCGACCGCAACGCTTTGCACGTGCGCTACGCCGACGAAGCCGTGTGCGTGGGCCCGCCCGCCTCGAAAGACAGTTACCTGCGCGGCGACAAGATTCTGGAAGTGTGCCGGGAACTGGGCGTCGACGCCATTCACCCCGGCTACGGCTTCCTCTCGGAGAACGCCGGCTTTGCGCGGGCAGTAAAAGAGGCCGGGCTGATTTTCGTCGGACCCAGCCCGGAGGCCATGGAAATCATGGGCGACAAGCTCTCGGCCAAGCAGGCGGTGCAAGCCTATAACATCCCGCTGGTGCCGGGCACGGCCGAGGCTATTTCCGACGTGGCCGCCGCCAAGCGCATTGCCGAGGAAGTGGGCTTTCCCATCCTCATCAAAGCCTCGGCCGGCGGTGGCGGCAAGGGCATGCGCATCGTGAACGGCGTGGAGGAGTTTGAGGAGCAGATGCAGCTGGCCATCAACGAGGCCGTGTCGGCGTTTGGCGACGGGGCGGTGTTTATTGAGAAGTTCGTGACCGGGCCGCGCCACATCGAAATCCAGGTGCTGGGTGATGAGCACGGCAACATTGTGCACCTGTTCGAGCGCGAGTGCAGCATTCAGCGCCGGCACCAGAAGGTGATTGAGGAAGCACCTTCGTCGGTGCTCACGCCCGAGCTGCGCGCCGAAATGGGCCGCTGCGCCGTCGACGTGGCCCGCGCCTGCAACTACGCTGGCGCCGGTACCGTGGAGTTTCTGCTCGACGACAAGCGCAACTTCTATTTCCTGGAGATGAATACCCGCCTGCAGGTAGAACACCCCGTGACGGAGCAAATCACCGGCCTCGACCTGGTGAAGGAGCAAATCCGCGTGGCCGAGGGCTACCCGCTGCCCTTCGCGCAGGACGACCTCACCATCACCGGCCACGCCCTGGAGCTGCGCGTGTACGCCGAAGACCCGCAAAACAACTTCCTGCCCGACATCGGAACCCTGAGCACCTACGTGCGCCCTCAGGGCCCCGGCGTGCGCGTCGATGACGGCTTCGAGCAAGGCATGGACATCCCGATTTACTACGACCCGATGATTGCCAAGCTGGTCACCTTCGGGGCCAACCGCGCCGAGGCCATTGCCCGCATGCTTCGCGCCATTGAGGAGTATAAAATCACGGGCATCGAAACCACGCTGGCGTTTGGCACTTACGTGCTGACGCACCCCGCGTTTGTGAGCGGTGATTTCGACACCAACTTCATCAAGGACCATTTCACGCCCGCCACCCTCGCTCCCACGGCCCCGGACGAGGCTACGGCCAAAGTGGCCGCCGCACTCGGCGCCATGCTGCTAGAAACGAAGAAGCCCAAAGCGGCAGCCGCGACTGGCGAAACGGCTGGCGCGGAGGCATCAGGCTGGCGGAAGAACCGGCTGGGGGTACGGTAGATGTTAGTATAAAAAAAGACCGGCAAGCCGGTCTTTTTTTATACCTCCTGCTTAATCCGTGGGTCAAACGCGAAATCCTCCCAGCCCACAATCTTCACCTGCGCAAAATCCGGATGGATGGTGTTGAGCACGTAGTTGTGCTCGTGGGCGATGATGGAGGACGGCACCCGCAACACGGCCGCCTGCTGGCGGCGGTACCAGTCGTCACCCAAGGGCTGGCAGCGGGCGTAGTGGCGCGGCAGCTGCCACTCGTCCGGCATCTGTTCCAGCGTTAGCTCTTCGATAGCGAGGGCATCGGGCACTTCGATGCGGATGACTTTGAAAAGGCTGTTGAGGCCCTCGCCGCTGCGGTGCACCACGTTTTCGAGGCAGGCCAGGGCGCGGCTGCCGGCGGCATAGATGACCAACTGGCCGCGCAGGTTCCAGCGGCCGGGGTTGCCGGAGGCCACGAGCTCGCCGGCGTATTTGGCCAGGCAGATGCGGTAGATTTCCACTCTACGCCAAGTCGCCGTGGGCAATCCGGTCGACTTCGTCGGCCACCAGGTCGATACCGCCGCTGGTTTCGAGCAGGGCCAGCGGCGGCTGGTTGTCGAGGCCGTAGGCGGGCTTATCGAGCCAGCGGCGAAAGGCCGGGAGCGCGCCGAACACTTCTTCGCCCTGGTGAGCCAGGGCCAGCAGCTTGAGAACTTGCTCGCTGGCGGCGGGGCCGAGGCGCTTTTTGCCTTCGCGGTAGGCGCGCAGGGTTTTGGTGGTGGTGTGCAGCAGGCCGGCCAGCTCGTCGGCGCTGAGCTTGAGGAGGGCCGCTACGTCGAAGGCGATTTTGGCGGGCACGCCGGTCCGGGCTTCCATCACAAGGGCGAAGGAATCGGCCACGGTGGCTTGCAGACCCCGCAGGGCGGGCGAATACACGGCGGGCGGGGTGGCGGCGGCTGTCATAAGGATGTAAGATGGTTTCTTACCCAAATATGGGAAATATTTCCCTCTCAACGCAGAAATATTTCCTTTGGTTGCGAAGGAGTGTACCGGCTGGGCGGCGCACTCCTGGCAGCACACAACCCGCTCCTACCCCCAAAATACGAATTCGCCGCGATTACTCAGTACCTGATGTTTACCGGCAGGCCCGCGGCGCGTATTAAGTCTACCGTATTTTCATCGCTTCCCCAATGGTTTTCCAGAAACAGCTGCGGCTGCCGGCCATGCGCCGGGGCTTCCACCTCATCACCGAATACGTGCTGCAGGAGCTGCCCGAGCTGACGCGAGTGCGGGCCGGCCTGCTGCACGTATTCATCCAGCACACCTCGGCCAGCCTGTGCCTGAACGAAAACGCCGACCCCACGGTGCGCCACGATTTCGAGCAGTTTTTCAACCGCATGGCCCCCGAAAATGCGCCCTATTTTCGGCACACGTCGGAAGGCCCCGACGACATGCCCGCCCACCTGAAAGCCGCGCTGCTGGGCAGCAGCGTGAGCCTCCCGGTCACAAACGGGCGGCTGGCCCTGGGCACCTGGCAGGGCATCTACCTGGGCGAGCACCGCGAGCACGGCGACCGCCGCTCGCTGCTGCTCACGCTAATGGGTGAGTGACGCGGCAAGCGCGGAGCTAGCATGGATGCAAAATCTCAGACAAAAAACCGGCCCGGCTGCGCTTGCAGCCGGGCCGGTTTTTTGTCACCAAAGCCACATGAGCGGTACCGAAAGCACAGGTGCACTACAGCAAGTCGCCCACTTCGCGCACGCCCACCGGGCGTGCCACCGTGAAACCCTCGCCGAACTCGACCCCGATGATGTGGCCAAACTCTCGCGCCCGCGCTTCCATAAACCGGCCAAAGGCTTGGCTGGAGAGGTAGGTCTGCGGCGCATCCAAATCCGGATTAAAAAACTGCGTTTTGAAGGCTTGAATAGCCTCCCACTTCTTTTCCCAATACGGCGTGATGTCGACCACAAAGGCCAGCGGCAGCTGGCGGTCCTGAATGTAGTGGTACACATTTTTGGGGCGCCAGGCTTCCTGGGGCTGGCCGTCGTCGCCCAGGGTTTCAATCATGCGCAGGCCGGCCAGGAAACAAGCATCAATGGCCAACTGAGCGGCGCGGCCGTGGTCGGGGTGACGGTCCGAGATGGCGTTGGCCAGCACCACATCGGGCCGGTAGCGCCGAATGGCGGCGATGAGCGGCAGCTGGTGCTCCCGGTCGTTGCGGAAGAAGCCATCGGGCATCCCCAGGTTCTCGCGGATGTCGATGCCGAGAATTTTGTTGGAAGCGGCAGCCTCTTCGGCCCGGGTGGCCGGTGTGCCGCGCGTGCCCAGCTCGCCCCGGGTGAAGTCCACGATGCCCACTTTTTTGCCAGCGGCCATGCCGGCCAGCAGTGTGCCGGTGCAGGACATTTCAACGTCGTCGGGGTGGGCGCCGAGGGCCAGGATATCGAGTTTCATGGGGTGGAAATATGAATGTTGAAATAGCACGTCATGCCGAGCGCAGCCGAAGCATCTCGCGTGTGGAAGCAATTATTTATTCTTGCATGCGGGATGTTTCGGCTGCGCTCAGCATGACGTGCTGTTTTTCTTTCGGCGAACGTTACTTAATCCGCAGCTTCTTGCCCGGCTGCAGGGTTTTCACGCCGGGGTTCAGCTTGCGCAGGGTGCTTACGCGCACGCC
This DNA window, taken from Hymenobacter sp. 5317J-9, encodes the following:
- a CDS encoding antitoxin Xre/MbcA/ParS toxin-binding domain-containing protein produces the protein MTAAATPPAVYSPALRGLQATVADSFALVMEARTGVPAKIAFDVAALLKLSADELAGLLHTTTKTLRAYREGKKRLGPAASEQVLKLLALAHQGEEVFGALPAFRRWLDKPAYGLDNQPPLALLETSGGIDLVADEVDRIAHGDLA
- a CDS encoding DUF4136 domain-containing protein, whose translation is MKTLLLALLLGLSACASELVQNVEQEPNVDFRAFKTFNFLDVTARNDAAFQGPGNGIETLKQAISREMQRRGYQPSARPDLWVNVGVVTKDKVQTRETTLRDAPLYIGQRNYHWQSQNVAVGRYEEGTATVEIVDAARKELIWQGSVQSVLSPKADKLAKRIDEAVTALFDRYPVAPTQ
- a CDS encoding RES family NAD+ phosphorylase, whose translation is MEIYRICLAKYAGELVASGNPGRWNLRGQLVIYAAGSRALACLENVVHRSGEGLNSLFKVIRIEVPDALAIEELTLEQMPDEWQLPRHYARCQPLGDDWYRRQQAAVLRVPSSIIAHEHNYVLNTIHPDFAQVKIVGWEDFAFDPRIKQEV
- the holA gene encoding DNA polymerase III subunit delta, which gives rise to MILEADAILKQLQQRQFQPVYFLQGEEPYYIDVVADLIEKTALAEHERSFNQVVVYGKDVDVTGILGQAKRFPMMAERSVVIVKEAQTVADLEQERSWPFLEAYLKNPLPSTVLVFCYKHKTLDSRKKLGKLLAGKESPAVLMTSKKLYDSQVPQWLTANVRARNLQITGQATAMLAEYIGADLGRLANEVDKLALNLKPNQPIDEELVQRLVGISKDYNIFELQKALVQRDVLKANRILGYFAANPKANPLIPNLTLLFNFFTKLLVLHQSGANPPDGVYKSLGIMNSFAQKEYQQALRAYPAERVVGIIHDIRRADAQSKGIESGSMDDAEILRELVWLILHAVPAGVLG
- the accC gene encoding acetyl-CoA carboxylase biotin carboxylase subunit, whose product is MKKISKLLVANRGEIALRVLRSAKEMGIATVAIYSEADRNALHVRYADEAVCVGPPASKDSYLRGDKILEVCRELGVDAIHPGYGFLSENAGFARAVKEAGLIFVGPSPEAMEIMGDKLSAKQAVQAYNIPLVPGTAEAISDVAAAKRIAEEVGFPILIKASAGGGGKGMRIVNGVEEFEEQMQLAINEAVSAFGDGAVFIEKFVTGPRHIEIQVLGDEHGNIVHLFERECSIQRRHQKVIEEAPSSVLTPELRAEMGRCAVDVARACNYAGAGTVEFLLDDKRNFYFLEMNTRLQVEHPVTEQITGLDLVKEQIRVAEGYPLPFAQDDLTITGHALELRVYAEDPQNNFLPDIGTLSTYVRPQGPGVRVDDGFEQGMDIPIYYDPMIAKLVTFGANRAEAIARMLRAIEEYKITGIETTLAFGTYVLTHPAFVSGDFDTNFIKDHFTPATLAPTAPDEATAKVAAALGAMLLETKKPKAAAATGETAGAEASGWRKNRLGVR
- a CDS encoding secondary thiamine-phosphate synthase enzyme YjbQ, producing the protein MVFQKQLRLPAMRRGFHLITEYVLQELPELTRVRAGLLHVFIQHTSASLCLNENADPTVRHDFEQFFNRMAPENAPYFRHTSEGPDDMPAHLKAALLGSSVSLPVTNGRLALGTWQGIYLGEHREHGDRRSLLLTLMGE
- the bshB1 gene encoding bacillithiol biosynthesis deacetylase BshB1, encoding MKLDILALGAHPDDVEMSCTGTLLAGMAAGKKVGIVDFTRGELGTRGTPATRAEEAAASNKILGIDIRENLGMPDGFFRNDREHQLPLIAAIRRYRPDVVLANAISDRHPDHGRAAQLAIDACFLAGLRMIETLGDDGQPQEAWRPKNVYHYIQDRQLPLAFVVDITPYWEKKWEAIQAFKTQFFNPDLDAPQTYLSSQAFGRFMEARAREFGHIIGVEFGEGFTVARPVGVREVGDLL
- the tyrS gene encoding tyrosine--tRNA ligase, translated to MDFIPELTWRGMFHDAMPGTAEHLATNAPITGYIGFDPTAASLHIGNLATIMLLVHLQRAGHRPVALVGGATGMIGDPSGKSAERNLLDETTLRRNQAGIQAQLEKFLDFSEGPTGALVVNNYDWFKDFGFLQFLREVGKHLTVNYMMAKDSVKRRIGGGEDGDSIGISYTEFSYQLLQGYDFVHLNKALGVTLQMGASDQWGNITTGTELIRRIANAEGTEAKAYALTGQLITKADGTKYGKSETGTVWLDPALTTPYQFYQFFLRAEDADAPRLIRVFTLLSQQEIEALEAEHAQNPGLKTLQKALAKDVTIRVHSEAAYEAAVAASEVLFGKGGDLSSLAEATLLDAFAGLPHLRVPRAAAPDLNVAVLLSDATDKQILSSRGEARKLIQSNGLSINGTKLTSPDALVAELPRLHDKYFVVKKGKKDYFLVELV
- a CDS encoding pyridoxal phosphate-dependent aminotransferase family protein; translated protein: MDIFDRISANRGPLGSHSHYAHGYFTFPKLEGEIKPRMMFRGKEVLTWSLNNYLGLANHPEVRQADREGATDYGMAYPMGARIMSGNSTLHEQLENELADFVQKPSALLLNFGYQGVVSIIDALVSRHDAIVYDAESHACIIDGVRLHQGKRFVFPHNDIANLEKQLERAKRLTDETGGGILVITEGMFGMSGNLGKLREIVELKKKYDFRIFVDDAHGFGTLGPTGAGTAEHLGCIEGVDLIFYTFAKSMASIGAFVAGPESVIEYLRYNMRSQIFAKSLPMPLVIGALKRLELIRNHPEYRENLWTVVRALQSGLKEKGFNIGTTESPVTPVFLNGEIPDATALTFDLRENHGIFCSIVVYPVVPKGVIMLRLIPTAVHTLQDVQETIAAFEAVATKLDKGLYSKAPAATQTA